One Channa argus isolate prfri chromosome 15, Channa argus male v1.0, whole genome shotgun sequence DNA segment encodes these proteins:
- the LOC137100027 gene encoding rano class II histocompatibility antigen, A beta chain-like — protein sequence MHFHHFCVIFSFFTPVYSYEDYAQVKGCCTLKGPGFKDIEYIILSRFKKHKMMEYNSTRGNWTGFTVYSIEQAKNFNSDPADPLLRGFEKKILCTDNIPSVQTIDNLTVTPTIKMNSVIPSSSRHPAMVVCSAYNFFPKQIRVSWLRNGQVATSGVSCSEVMSDGNWYYQIHCYLEYTPALSDKIACMVEHFTLSEPVLRVWDPSLPEAEQNKIVVGMCGLILSFVFLSSGFIYYKKKSAAYITVCQGQNSIAVEEFNPIEATTQTIQDG from the exons ATGCACTTTCAtcatttttgtgtgattttctcctttttcactCCAG tttactcTTATGAAGATTATGCACAAGTGAAAGGATGCTGTACATTAAAAGGTCCAGGCTTTAAGGATATAGAGTATATCATCTTGAGTcgttttaaaaagcacaaaatgatGGAGTACAACAGCACAAGAGGCAACTGGACGGGATTCACAGTCTATTCAATTGAACAGGCAAAAAATTTTAATAGTGATCCTGCCGATCCACTACTGAGgggatttgaaaagaaaattcttTGTACAGACAATATACCCTCTGTCCAAACAATAG ATAATCTTACAGTTACACCCACCATCAAGATGAACTCAGTGATACCGTCCAGTAGTAGACACCCTGCCATGGTTGTGTGCAGTGCCTACaacttttttccaaaacaaattcGTGTGTCCTGGTTGAGAAACGGACAGGTAGCGACCTCTGGTGTCAGTTGCTCTGAGGTGATGTCTGATGGGAATTGGTACTACCAGATTCATTGCTATTTGGAGTACACCCCAGCTCTATCAGACAAAATTGCCTGCATGGTCGAACACTTCACCCTCTCTGAACCAGTGCTTCGGGTCTGGG ACCCCTCGCTTCCTGAAGCAGAGCAGAATAAAATTGTTGTGGGCATGTGTGGACTGATCCTCAGTTTTGTCTTTCTAAGCTCTGGATTCATCTACTACAAGAAAAAATCTGCTGCATACATTACTGTCTGCCAAG GCCAAAACTCAATTGCCGTGGAAGAATTCAAT